The following proteins are encoded in a genomic region of Aliiroseovarius sp. F47248L:
- a CDS encoding CAP domain-containing protein codes for MLGNALKTLSVAALLSLATLPGTAAAACTVAKASGAEKAIPNKGLNQGLLDKAVVARVNAERCRRGLPALTTASGLRKQAARHSQWMARSQKLSHKASGSFNRSLTDRLRASGVKFRTGAENIGWVHLYGIDGSRFMIRSSEQCHFTTNGGRRIGRHSYNSLANLIVRKWMESPGHRKNILRKNLRYSGVGAGVQPASKYCGSVFLTHIFAG; via the coding sequence ATGCTTGGAAATGCACTAAAAACACTCAGCGTCGCGGCGCTTCTGTCGCTTGCCACACTGCCCGGAACAGCGGCTGCCGCCTGCACTGTGGCAAAAGCTTCAGGTGCGGAAAAAGCTATCCCGAACAAAGGGTTAAATCAAGGATTGCTTGACAAGGCGGTTGTTGCACGAGTGAACGCCGAACGCTGTCGACGCGGCCTTCCAGCCCTGACCACGGCATCGGGTCTGCGAAAGCAGGCGGCGCGGCATTCGCAGTGGATGGCGCGCAGTCAGAAACTCAGCCACAAAGCCAGTGGATCGTTCAATCGGTCGCTTACCGACCGACTGCGGGCATCTGGCGTTAAGTTTCGCACAGGGGCCGAGAACATTGGATGGGTCCATCTTTATGGTATCGACGGCAGCAGGTTCATGATTCGCTCGTCTGAACAATGTCACTTTACCACCAATGGCGGTCGCAGGATCGGTCGCCACAGCTACAACAGTCTGGCCAACCTGATTGTTCGAAAATGGATGGAATCACCCGGACATAGAAAGAACATTCTTCGTAAAAACCTTCGCTACAGCGGTGTAGGTGCCGGCGTTCAGCCCGCATCGAAGTACTGTGGTTCGGTATTCCTTACCCATATCTTCGCCGGATAA
- a CDS encoding sugar transferase has product MKRLFDIGLALVLCIPVIPTLVVLYVIVTLRDGRPFVYRSERNVTFDKTFDLLKIRTMRTVPDHENVGITGGHKQNRITPMGKFLRARRLDELPQIWNVLKGEMSFVGPRPPEPRYVQARPDIYKQVLLDRPGITGLASIIFHSHEEKMLTACKSLKEAERVYLRRCVPRKAALDHIYHVNKSLRLDLYILYLTAAKLFPLPGRRAKRIRG; this is encoded by the coding sequence ATGAAGCGCCTCTTCGATATAGGTCTTGCATTGGTTCTTTGTATCCCCGTCATTCCGACGCTTGTGGTGTTATATGTAATTGTGACACTGCGCGACGGTCGGCCTTTTGTCTATCGGTCGGAACGGAATGTAACTTTTGACAAGACGTTTGACTTGTTAAAAATCCGCACCATGCGCACCGTGCCGGATCACGAGAATGTCGGCATCACAGGCGGTCATAAACAGAACCGTATCACGCCAATGGGAAAATTCTTGCGTGCGCGCCGATTGGACGAACTGCCCCAGATCTGGAACGTGTTGAAAGGTGAGATGAGCTTTGTTGGCCCCCGTCCGCCCGAGCCGCGCTATGTTCAGGCTCGACCTGATATCTATAAGCAGGTTTTGCTGGATCGCCCTGGAATCACAGGTCTGGCGTCAATTATTTTTCATAGCCACGAAGAAAAAATGCTTACAGCCTGCAAATCCTTGAAAGAGGCCGAGCGCGTCTATCTAAGACGTTGTGTTCCGCGGAAGGCTGCGCTGGATCATATCTATCATGTCAACAAGTCGCTGCGGCTGGATTTGTATATTCTATACCTGACCGCCGCGAAGCTGTTCCCGTTGCCCGGTCGTCGCGCGAAACGCATTCGCGGTTAA
- a CDS encoding UDP-glucose/GDP-mannose dehydrogenase family protein, with product MKIAMIGTGYVGLVSGVCFSDFGHEVVCVDKDPAKIKMLEAGQVPIYEPGLEDLMAKNVAAGRLSFTQNLKEAVQGAKAIFIAVGTPTRRGDGHADLTFVYAAAEEIADSLEDYAVVVTKSTVPVGTNRKVKQIIQKSHPDLDFDVASNPEFLREGAAIDDFMRPDRVVVGVQNERATDIMAEIYRPLFLRDFPIVTTDLESAEMIKYAANAFLATKITFVNEIAALCERVGADVKQVSKGIGLDGRIGNKFLHAGPGYGGSCFPKDTKALARIGQEAGMPMQITETVITVNDETKRRMVDKITDLCDGSVSGKTIAVLGVTFKPNTDDMRDAPSLTIVPALIGGGAKVRVVDPQGLSEGEALLPGAHWFEDAYKAAQNADAVVILTEWNEFRALDLKRLARRMETARMADLRNIYSPKDAKKAGFVSYCAVGRRGFGPDGWDG from the coding sequence ATGAAAATTGCAATGATCGGCACCGGGTATGTGGGTCTGGTCTCTGGCGTTTGTTTTTCAGATTTTGGACATGAAGTTGTTTGCGTGGACAAAGATCCCGCGAAAATCAAAATGCTTGAAGCTGGGCAAGTCCCGATCTACGAACCGGGGCTTGAAGATCTGATGGCAAAAAACGTCGCCGCTGGGCGACTTTCTTTCACCCAGAATCTGAAAGAAGCGGTGCAGGGTGCCAAAGCAATTTTTATTGCAGTCGGCACGCCAACTCGGCGCGGTGATGGACATGCAGACCTGACTTTTGTCTATGCCGCCGCAGAAGAGATTGCTGATTCGCTTGAAGATTATGCCGTTGTCGTTACGAAATCGACCGTTCCGGTGGGCACCAATCGCAAGGTGAAGCAGATTATTCAGAAGTCCCATCCCGACCTCGATTTCGATGTGGCGTCGAACCCGGAGTTTCTGCGCGAAGGCGCAGCGATTGATGATTTCATGCGGCCAGATCGTGTGGTCGTCGGCGTGCAGAATGAACGCGCCACCGACATCATGGCTGAGATCTATCGACCCCTCTTTTTACGCGATTTCCCGATTGTTACGACAGATCTGGAAAGCGCCGAGATGATCAAATACGCGGCCAACGCTTTCTTGGCGACGAAGATTACGTTTGTGAACGAGATCGCTGCACTTTGTGAGCGTGTCGGCGCGGATGTCAAACAGGTCTCAAAAGGGATCGGGCTGGATGGACGGATCGGAAACAAGTTCCTGCACGCGGGCCCTGGTTATGGCGGCAGTTGTTTCCCGAAGGACACGAAGGCGCTGGCCCGGATTGGACAAGAAGCCGGAATGCCCATGCAGATCACCGAAACGGTGATCACAGTTAATGACGAAACCAAACGCCGCATGGTCGATAAGATCACTGATCTGTGCGACGGATCGGTGTCGGGTAAAACGATCGCCGTGTTGGGTGTGACCTTCAAACCCAACACAGATGATATGCGCGATGCCCCTAGCTTGACCATTGTTCCGGCATTGATCGGCGGCGGTGCGAAAGTCCGCGTGGTTGACCCGCAAGGGTTAAGCGAAGGAGAAGCACTTTTGCCGGGTGCACATTGGTTTGAAGATGCGTATAAGGCTGCTCAGAATGCGGATGCTGTTGTGATCCTGACCGAATGGAACGAGTTTCGAGCCTTGGATTTGAAACGTCTTGCTCGACGTATGGAAACGGCCAGAATGGCTGATTTGCGCAACATCTATTCGCCGAAAGATGCAAAGAAGGCCGGTTTTGTCTCGTATTGCGCTGTTGGGCGGCGCGGTTTTGGGCCGGATGGTTGGGATGGTTGA
- the rfbC gene encoding dTDP-4-dehydrorhamnose 3,5-epimerase, with the protein MKVEKTKLEGCVIVTPARHGDNRGFFSETFSTRAMEQAGLPSEFVQDNLSRSATKGTVRGLHCQAPPHAQAKLVRCLRGAILDVAVDVRHGSPTYGEWVAVELSDDNGAALLVPTGFLHGFVTLTDGVDVFYKCSDHYAPETEMSVRFDDPDIGIDWGISSDQATLSGKDGEAASMAAFVTPFGLDGGPRTS; encoded by the coding sequence GTGAAAGTAGAAAAGACCAAGCTTGAGGGTTGTGTGATCGTGACGCCAGCGCGCCATGGTGACAATCGCGGGTTCTTCAGCGAAACCTTCTCGACCCGCGCGATGGAACAGGCGGGCCTTCCCAGTGAATTTGTTCAGGACAACTTGTCCCGGTCCGCTACCAAGGGAACGGTCCGTGGTTTGCACTGCCAAGCTCCTCCACATGCGCAAGCTAAACTGGTGCGCTGTCTGCGCGGCGCCATTCTGGATGTTGCGGTCGATGTCCGCCACGGTTCGCCCACCTATGGCGAATGGGTTGCGGTCGAGCTGTCCGACGATAATGGGGCAGCGCTGTTGGTGCCCACAGGGTTTCTGCACGGCTTCGTTACTCTGACCGACGGTGTGGATGTGTTCTATAAATGCTCGGACCATTATGCGCCTGAGACCGAGATGTCGGTGCGATTTGACGACCCTGACATCGGTATTGACTGGGGTATATCCTCGGATCAGGCGACGTTGAGCGGTAAGGACGGCGAAGCGGCATCCATGGCCGCGTTTGTTAC